Genomic window (Mesorhizobium sp. M4B.F.Ca.ET.058.02.1.1):
CAAAAACGCCGCCCAAAGGGCGGCGTTTCGGCATTCTCGGAGGAAACCGGATTACTTGATCTTGGTTTCCTTGAACTCGACGTGCTTCTTGGCGACCGGATCGTACTTGCGGAACGACAGCTTGTCCGTCTTGGTGCGGCTGTTCTTGCTGGTCACGTAGAAGAAACCGGTGTCGGCGGTCGACAGAAGCTTGATCTTGATGTTTGCGGCTTTGGCCATGATGTTCGTCCGTTAATGTTCGTGGAGTTTTGGCCGCTGGAGCACGGGGAAAACACCCGGACGCGGGAAACTTGGCGCGACACATAAAGAACGCGCCCGGAAAGTCAAGCCCGGACGGGCTGCGGCGACGCTCGATGCGCCTTGCCGCCGGCAAGGGGAACCAGCCGGCGGCTGCAAGGTTGGCGGTCAAGCGTCTTCCCTGACCGGCGGGGCGGCCTTCTTCCAATCGCCCGTCGTGTTCCACCAGCGGTTGGGATTGGCGCGGTCGTCAAGGCCCTTCGAACGGCTGGCAAGCAGCGGCTGGATGCGGATCACCGGCTCCTCGTAGCTGTGCGCCTGGTAGATCGCCTCGACGACGCGGGCGGCCAGGGCCTGGTCGTCCGGCAATTCGAACGACACCTCGACCGTGCCCGGCCGCTGTCGCAGCAGCGTCTCGGCGCCGGCCGCTGCACCCTCGAGCGGCCGGTAGCGCTCGACGCCGTCGGCCGACTGGAAGGCGTTGCTGTCGTAGCTGCCCATGCCGAGCGGCGTAATGGCGACCACGGCGTCCATGATGCGGTCGACATCGGCTGATGGCGCCTGGAAGCTGACGAGCAGCAACAACTGCATCCGCACGGATTTGGTTTCGAAGCCACTGTCGATCATAAGACGTCTCCCTGCTTGAGGAGGGTCGGTATAGCAGGGGTGCTCCTGACACGGTGATGTCAGCAGCGTGATGTGATTCTACAGGACCTTGCGGATCAGCCGGACGCCGACCAGCGCGATATAGGCGGCGAAGAACAGGCCGAGCGACCAGCCGAAGCCGGAGGGGCCGAAAATATCCATGCCGACACCGATCGCCTGCGGGCCAAGCACCATGCCGACGCCGTAACAGAGCACGAAAGCGGCATTGGCCGAGGCAAGCTCATGGCCCGACAATTGCGAGCCGAGATGGGCAAGGCCGATCGTGTAGAGGGCGGCGACCACGCCGCCCCAGACGAACAGAAGGGCGGCCATCAAATGCCAGTTGCTGGCGAAATGCGGCATGAAGATCGTGCCGGCAAGCCCGACGGCGGCGCAGGCCAGCAGCAGATGACGGCGATCGGAAACGCGATCGCTGATCATGCCGATCGGAATCTGCAGCAGCACGTTGCCAAGGCCGATCATGGTGAGCAGCAGGGCAGCGTCCGCCTCGGAATAGCCGATGCGGTTGCCATAGACGGGGAACAGCGCAAAACCGCCCGTCTCGACGGCGCCGAACACCAGCACCGCGAAGGTCGCGGTCGGCACCAGCCAGATGTAGCGGAGAAAGTGGCTGGTCTCGCTGTCGGCGACGATCGTCGGGCTCTCGTCGCGCGCCGCCAGCACCGGAATGGCGGCCAGCGTCACCAGGCCTATGGTCACGCCGAAGGGCAGGAAGCCGGCACTGCCGAGATGGGCAAACAGCCATGGCCCGGCGGCGAAGCCGAGCGACAGCACGGTCGCGTAGATGCCGAGCACCAGGCCCCGCCGGTGCGGCGGCGCCGACGTGCTGATCCAGAACTCGGACAGGATGAACAGCACCGTCAACGAGATATGCAGCACGACGCGGAGCGGAAACCACATCCAGAAATCCGGCGCGAAATGGAAGCCGACGAAGGCAAGCGCGCCGGCGGCAATCATCAGCAGCATCGTCCAGGCGACACCGAGGCGCATGGCGAGCGGGGTGGCGAGCGGCGCTCCGGCGATCGAGGCAAGGCCGGCGACGGCGGTGTTGAGGCCGATCATCGAGGCCGAATGACCACGCGTTTCCAGGATGACGCTGAGCAGCGGCATACCGAGGCCGATGGCGATGCCGACGACGCTGATCGAGGAGATGGCAGCGATCATCGGTAGCCAGTGTACGCGTTCCTCGCCCTGTTGTTGGGTATCGACCGTCATGGGATGCCTGAATAGCCTAGAGGATTTCGCGGGTGAAGCGGTTGCGGACACGCCGGTAGAGAGGCACCGAGCCGCCCGGATGCAGCAGCGGATCATCGGTGAGCCGCTTTGCCAGCTCGTCCAGGATCATCCCGGTGATGTCGGGGATATCGGCCTGCCTGGCCTTGGCGAGCGGCAGCCAGACCAGTTCCTCCAGCTCGTTGGTCGGGCCGCCATCAGCCAGTTCAACCGCGACGTCGCCGCGCCAGGCGCTGAAGAAGCGCGTGTCGAAGCGACGCACCCGGTTCGGCGGCGTGATCGCGCGGGCGATGAAGCGCAGCGCATCCAGCGAGGGTACGACGCCATGTTCGGCAAAGCCCTGCCAGTCGCGCCTGGTGGTGGTGAAGGCGCCTTTGCGGCCGATGAGCAGGCCGGCTTCCTCATAGGTCTCGCGAATCGCCGAAAGCGCGATGGCACGGGCGCGGGCCACGCTGGTGCGGCCGAGGCCAGCGGTCAGGTTCGCTTCTTCCTGGGGGTGGAGGGCTGCGGCGACAGCAATGCGGCTGTCGGCCGGATCGGTGCGGCCGCCCGGAAAGACGAACTTGCCGGGCATAAAGGCGTGGCCGGCATGGCGGCGGCCCATCAGCACCAGGACCTCGTCGCCCTTGCGGTCGAGCAGGATCAATGTCGCGGCATCGCGCGGACGCAACGGCTTTGCGGCAGGCGCGGCAACGCTCGGCTCAAGCTTGTCGACATTCGCTTTGGTCATTCCGTCCCCGAGCTGATGCATGTCGCCCAAACGCCGTGTCTGTCTTGGGGATGATGACATGCATGAAAGCAAAGATCTGAAGCGCGTCGCGTGATCCCGTTCATATGCGAGGCGCTTTAGCGGAAACTTCCCGCATGCGAAAGTGGCGTTCAGCCGTCGCCGATTGCGCCAGCCGCGGCTTCAAGCCTCGGGATGGTGCTCGATGACGTCTTCTTCGCCGCCGAAGCCGTGCATATAGAGGGCCCATTGCAGGCCGATGACGGCGCCCTTGACCGGCTGTAGCAGCACGACCGCCAGAAGGATGGTCAGCGGCACCCAGATGAGGATGTGCTGCCAGGTGGAGAGCGTGGAGGTCGCCTCGACGCCCATGAAGGCGCCAAGCACGATATGGCCGACGATGACAACCACCAGATAGGCAGGCAGGTCGTCGGCGCGGTGATGGTAAAGTTCTTCGCCGCAATGATCACATCTGTCGACGGTCTTGACATAGGCGCGGAACAGCTTGCCCTCGCCGCAATGCGGGCAGCGGCCGAGCAGGCCCCGCTTCATCGCCGTCCACAGCGGGCGGGCGGTCCGGCCCGAATGGTGCTCGCCGCCGAAAACCTGGTCTTCCATCTGCAATTGCCTTGCCATCACCGTCTCCTGCCGCGCGGGCCCGAGCGCGATTGCGACGCGCGGGCGCGGCCCTTGGCTTTGTGGAACGACCGCTTGGAGCCGGGCAGCGGCTTCGGGTCGGTCAGCATTTCGAAACGCATCGCGCCGGCCATAGGCGCCACCTCGATCAGGCGAACCTCGACGCGGTCGGCAAGCTGATAGCCCTTGCCGGTGCGTTCTCCGAAAAGCGATCGGGCAGTTTCGTCGTATATATAGTAATCGCCGTCCAGACTTGACACCGGGATGAAACCATCCGCGCCGAACTGCGGCAATTGGACAAATAGTCCCGCTTTGGTGACGCCGGAGATGCGCGCGTCGAAACGCTCGTCGATGCGCTCGGCGAGATAGGCGGCGACCAGCCGGTCGACCGTGTCGCGCTCCGCCGCCATGGCGCGGCGCTCGGTGGCGGAGATCAGCGCCGAGACCTCCTCCAGACGCTCGGCTTCCTGCTGGGTGAGACCGCCCGGGCCGAGGTTCAGCGCGGCGATCAACCCGCGATGCACGATAAGGTCGGCATAGCGGCGGATCGGCGAGGTGAAATGCGCGTAGCGTTTCAAATTGAGGCC
Coding sequences:
- a CDS encoding NUDIX hydrolase encodes the protein MTKANVDKLEPSVAAPAAKPLRPRDAATLILLDRKGDEVLVLMGRRHAGHAFMPGKFVFPGGRTDPADSRIAVAAALHPQEEANLTAGLGRTSVARARAIALSAIRETYEEAGLLIGRKGAFTTTRRDWQGFAEHGVVPSLDALRFIARAITPPNRVRRFDTRFFSAWRGDVAVELADGGPTNELEELVWLPLAKARQADIPDITGMILDELAKRLTDDPLLHPGGSVPLYRRVRNRFTREIL
- the rpmG gene encoding 50S ribosomal protein L33, yielding MAKAANIKIKLLSTADTGFFYVTSKNSRTKTDKLSFRKYDPVAKKHVEFKETKIK
- a CDS encoding MFS transporter encodes the protein MTVDTQQQGEERVHWLPMIAAISSISVVGIAIGLGMPLLSVILETRGHSASMIGLNTAVAGLASIAGAPLATPLAMRLGVAWTMLLMIAAGALAFVGFHFAPDFWMWFPLRVVLHISLTVLFILSEFWISTSAPPHRRGLVLGIYATVLSLGFAAGPWLFAHLGSAGFLPFGVTIGLVTLAAIPVLAARDESPTIVADSETSHFLRYIWLVPTATFAVLVFGAVETGGFALFPVYGNRIGYSEADAALLLTMIGLGNVLLQIPIGMISDRVSDRRHLLLACAAVGLAGTIFMPHFASNWHLMAALLFVWGGVVAALYTIGLAHLGSQLSGHELASANAAFVLCYGVGMVLGPQAIGVGMDIFGPSGFGWSLGLFFAAYIALVGVRLIRKVL
- a CDS encoding DUF983 domain-containing protein, which encodes MARQLQMEDQVFGGEHHSGRTARPLWTAMKRGLLGRCPHCGEGKLFRAYVKTVDRCDHCGEELYHHRADDLPAYLVVVIVGHIVLGAFMGVEATSTLSTWQHILIWVPLTILLAVVLLQPVKGAVIGLQWALYMHGFGGEEDVIEHHPEA